From the Brachyspira intermedia PWS/A genome, the window AAATAACAATGCTGATATAAATACTGCTGACAATAATGGCAAAACAGCTTTACATTATGCATGTGAATATGGAGATTTATATTCAGTAAAACTTCTTATAAAAAGCGGTGCTGATATTAATAAAAAAGATATATTAGGAAAAACTATTCTTATGTATGCAGTTGAAAATGAACATCTTTTATTAATAAAGTATTTAGTTGAAGATTTACAAGTTGATATTAATGAAAAAGATGATTGGGGTCAAAATGCCATGTTTTATGCCACAAAAATAGATATAGCAAGATACCTTATTTATAATGATATGAATTATACAGATGTTAACTCAATAGGTTTGAAGCCTTATGAAGTTATGAAATATAACGGCTATATAAATGTATCAAATTATCTGCAAAAGTTAGAAAAAAGGAGATAACTGATAAAAAATACCTTTAAGTATTTTTTTATAAACCGAGAATATTTACAGTATATTGGAGTTTATATGAATATCAAGGTTATTTTACTATTTATTACTATAAATATGCTTCTTTTTCCTCAATATCTGTCTTTAACTAATAATAATATATTAGTTAATATAGGTGAAGGAAGAGTTGACTATACTACATATACGATATATGCAGATGCAACAGCCGATTTTGTTACAGATACTCGCTTACACCCTGAAGCATTATTAATATTGCAGCAGCAGGCTGAAGAAGAAACTATGAAAACTTTATACGACACATTAGGAAATATACCTATAGACAGTGAAGATAATATATACAGCATAATAGAAGAAAATAGATTATTGAAAGAAAAAGTAGTAAATTCTATAAATAATGCTAGATTAGTAGGTATATCATACCCTACAAGAACAAGCGTTAAAGTACTTATGGCATTGGATATTATAACAAATAATCTTATGTCAGATTTAATAAATAACATACATATATACAAACCTGAACCTATAGTAACATATTTTGATGCCGGTACAGATTATGACAGCCTTGTTATAGATGCTAGAGGCGTAGGTTTTAAGCCTTCATTATTTCCTACAGTATATGATGAAGATGGTAATGAAATATATAGTTTAGCTTATATAAATAAAAACATTGCTTCTACAAATGGATATATTACATATTCTACAAATTCTTTCCTTACTAATCAGAATATGACAAATACAATAGGAAAAAAACCTTATAACATTGTAGCATGGAGATCCAGAGGCAGACTTTCAAGCGATTTAGTTATAGGAAATGAGGATGCAAGTATAATTATGAGCAGCCCTAACCTAAAAAATGCTATAAAAAATTGTAAAGTTGTATTTATAATAGATTAATTTATTATATTTTTATTATTCATTTTTTTTCAAAATATGGTATAGTATCTATTATATTTTTAGGGTTATTTCTTATGAGTATTATAGATAGTTATATAGATGATATTTTTAAAAATCATCCGTATAAAGATGATATAAAAAAATATGTCAATAATGAAAATGACAATATAAATTTCGATACTGAAGAAACAAACCTGACTATTTCAAATAATCGTTCGATATATTCAAATCTATTAGAGCTATATGCCAATGATAAGCAAAATGAAAGTTTAATTAGATTATTCAAAGTCATATCTATGCAAAAAATAGAAAACATATATATTTTTGAAATGCTTATCATTAATATAATATCCGGTATGAATGTAAAAGATGCATTATTAAAATGCATATCTATAAAGAAAATAAATGATTGGAACAGAGATTATAAAAAATATTCATACAATGTAAATCCTATTTCAAATGAAATAATGAATGCTAAAATTAATATACTCATTTATTATTATTATGCTGAAAAATATTTTCCAAAAGAAACCAATGAATATATGGAAAATATATGCTCATCCAATATAGATGATATTATAAATGAATACGGTGATAATATATTAATTCCATTGATGGCTTTAACTATAAAGATATATTTTGGAGATTATAGTAAAATATCTGCTATACTAGAATATTCACAGAAAGTAAATTATTTAGATTCTATAATTTCTCTTTTTATTATTGTAAATATAGATGATAATATATCAAAAAGATTCAAAGAATTAATAGAAAATAATATGCTTAGCGGAAATGAGAATTTATTTATCAGCTTAGCATATATGATAAAATTATTTTTCCTAACAAGAAAGAATTATAGTGAAAAATTTAAAAATAAAAGTTTTGATGATTTCATATATGATCTTGTAGATTTTAATATACCAAAATATTTCATCTTCCTTATAAAATATTTGGATACCAATTTATCAATTAATTCAAATAAAGTATTTGAAGGGATAAAGAATTTATACAGCAAAGACAAAGAATCATTTTATAAACTTTATGATATATTAAAAAAAGTTGAAATACCATACATTATAGAAATGAAATCAGTATTAAATTGTGTTCTTTTGAATGCTAAAGATGATAATGCTGATGTTACAGTTCTTGATAACAGCATAGATTATTTCATAGGAAACATTAAAAAAGAATTAGAAAAAATATATGATATAAAATCTGATAATATATTTGAATTATTAGAAAATGAAAATATAGATAAATATGATTTGTCTGTTAATCTCAGCAATGAATTAATATTTACAACAAAAATCGTAGTTCTTATGTATGATTATAATGAAAAGGCAAGAAAAATTGTTCGTGCTTTACTTAAATCATTGCCTTATAATTTAGCTATACCATTGATGATTAAAGATAGAAAAGAGTTCTATGATATTAAATTAAAAGAGATACTTGATTATTTGCAAGGGTATGATTTAGATTTGAAAGATTTAATAATAACGTATCTATACACCTACCCTATTTATATTTTCAGCACAAAATATATATTAAAACTAGTTACTAAAAATGCTGATTATACAGTAGAAATGTTCCATGATAAAACATTTTTGAAAGCAGCTTCATATAAAAGTTATGCTCTAATAGATTTCTTAGAACTTCTATACAAAAAAGATAAAGCAGGATTCACAAACTATTCTGCAATTTGTTATGTACTGCATTTAAAAAATAAAGAGATAATAAACTGTGCTTTAAGTTTGATAGAAGAAGATGAATACAATTCTAGAGCTTATGTTGAAAATAGTATACATGCCTATAGAGAAGATGTACAGTTTGAATTGAAAAAGATAATAAAAAAATGGAATTACAGAAGAAAAGGATTTAAGTTCAAAACTTTAGATGATATAAATCAGTATATTGATGATTATTATGAAGAAAGTTACGAACATTTAATTGACTTTATAGATGAATCTTTAATATCTGATGTAGTTTTAAGAAGTGATAAGAATACTAAAGTTCCTGTAAAAATTATTAAATATATACTTTTAGAATATATGCTTCTTAAAGAACCTTATAGAATAAAAGATATAGACAGAATGATAGATTTATTCGATATGAATTCCATAAGAAGTACATTTGAAAACGTATATAAATATTGGACTGATAATAATTGCGAAGAAAGCAAAAAGAATATCATTCTACCTTATTGTATTTATGCTGATTATAGCCAGATAGTAAATTTATATGATAAAATAGAATATTGGCAGGAGAACTTTCAATCATCTTTAGCAGCATATATAATACCTGCAATAGCAATGAACGGTGAAAAATTTGCATTGATGATAATAAACAATATTATATATACTTCTAATAATAAAGTAGTAAAAAATGCTGCAATAGGTTCTTTTGAAAAGGCAGCAGAATGTTTGAATATACCTATTGATAATTTATTTGATAAAGTTCTTCCTAATTTAGGTTTTAATGTAGAGAGAAATAAAGTTATCAATTATGGAAAGCAACAATTTACACTTCAGTTGTTAAGCGATTCATATTTAGAAATAATCGATAATGAAAATCATAAAATATTAAAAGAACTTCCCGATGCTATAGATGGAGATGATGAAATAAAAGTAACAGAAGCCAAAAAAGATTTAATACATATAAGAAATTCATTAAGAGCTATAATAGCATATCAAACAGATAAACTAAAAAAAGTAATGTTTAATGCAAGAAAATGGGATTATGAAACTTTCTTTGAAGTATTTGTAGAGAATCCCGTTATGCAGTATTTTACTCTGGCATTTGTTTGGGGTGTATATGATGAAGATAACAATTTAATAGAATGCTTCAGATATATGGAAGATGGTTCCTTAATTTCAATAGATGAAGATTTATATGAGCTTCCTAAAAATATAAAATATTATATAAGTTTATATCATCCTATTGATCAAGATGAAGATTATCAAAAAGTTTGGACTTATCAATTAGAGCTTTATGAAATAAATCAGCCTATAGAACAAATAAAAATAAAAAGATATATATTAAATGACAATGACGTTGAAAATGATTCTATAATATCTTTAAAAGGTCAGAAATTATCATTAGAATATATGGAAAAATTATCCAAAGAGTTGGATATGAAAACAGAATATTTTGATGAGTATGTATCTTACTATATGGCAGATAATGTTTTAAAAATAATATGCGAAATTAACTGCAGTATATCTGATGAAGACATGATAATAGATAGTATAAAATTTTATGAATTAGAAAAATATAATAAATTTGGCAGAGTAATTTCTCCTTTTGATATAGAAAAAAGATTTATTAGTACAATGATTTATTATTTATCTTTAGGTTTTTATGATTAATAATTCTTTATCAGCAAATACTTCTATAAGAACTGCAATAAAAAATGATTTAAGACTCAATTATCAAACTAGAGTATGGCTTGATGTTATATCATTACCTGCTATAGAGCTTAAAGAAAAGATACAAAAAGCAATGGAAGAAAATCCATTTTTGGAATATGATTTCAATGATAATTATTCAAAGTCTTCTTCTTCAAAAGCATCAAGCGATATTAATTCTATAATAGAAAACACAATAGAAAATAATAAAGAAAGTTTATTTTCTCATTTAAAAAGTCAAATAGATATTACCTTTGATGATAAAAAAGAAATAGAACTTGCAGAGCAAATATGCAGTTTTATAAATGAAGACGGATATTTAACCATTGAAAGCGGAGAGATATCAAATATATTAAATGCAGATATAAAGCAAATAGATAAAATAATTTCTATAATAAAAACATTTGATCCTTACGGGGTTGCTGCTAAAAATATCAATGAATGTCTTTCCATACAATTAAAGATGAAAAAAAAAGAAGCTGATGACAAAGAGATATATGATACAGCAATAAACATTGTAGAAAATTATTTAGATGAATTATCAAAAAAGAATTATGAGAAAATAGCTTTAAATTTAAATATAGAAGTAAATACAGTATTAAAGGCTTTAAAATTAATACAAACATTAGAACCCTACCCTGCAAGAGAATATGATACATCATCTGTTAAATATATAGTACCTGAATTATTTATTTTTAAAGAAAATGAAAATTGGATTGTAAAAACAGATGAAACTTTTATCCCCCACTTGAAAATTAGCAAAAAATATATTAAACTATTAGATAGAGAGGAAAGTAAAGATAACATAAACTTCTTAAAAGAAAAAAAGAAAGAAGCTGAAAGCCTTATAAATGCATCTAATGATAGAAAAAAAACTTTATTAAAAATAGGCGAAGCTCTGCTTAAATTTCAGATAAATTTCTTTGAGTATG encodes:
- a CDS encoding ankyrin repeat domain-containing protein, encoding MPNSFDNIIDASDYQTYENIEYSNIPKKPTIFDYINHKNELSDIIERINKYLDNNGDINAVNKNGNTLLMEAVAIGYYDLADYLVEKKADISITNANGENALILSAHYPYIMNLLINNNADINTADNNGKTALHYACEYGDLYSVKLLIKSGADINKKDILGKTILMYAVENEHLLLIKYLVEDLQVDINEKDDWGQNAMFYATKIDIARYLIYNDMNYTDVNSIGLKPYEVMKYNGYINVSNYLQKLEKRR
- a CDS encoding DUF4132 domain-containing protein, translating into MSIIDSYIDDIFKNHPYKDDIKKYVNNENDNINFDTEETNLTISNNRSIYSNLLELYANDKQNESLIRLFKVISMQKIENIYIFEMLIINIISGMNVKDALLKCISIKKINDWNRDYKKYSYNVNPISNEIMNAKINILIYYYYAEKYFPKETNEYMENICSSNIDDIINEYGDNILIPLMALTIKIYFGDYSKISAILEYSQKVNYLDSIISLFIIVNIDDNISKRFKELIENNMLSGNENLFISLAYMIKLFFLTRKNYSEKFKNKSFDDFIYDLVDFNIPKYFIFLIKYLDTNLSINSNKVFEGIKNLYSKDKESFYKLYDILKKVEIPYIIEMKSVLNCVLLNAKDDNADVTVLDNSIDYFIGNIKKELEKIYDIKSDNIFELLENENIDKYDLSVNLSNELIFTTKIVVLMYDYNEKARKIVRALLKSLPYNLAIPLMIKDRKEFYDIKLKEILDYLQGYDLDLKDLIITYLYTYPIYIFSTKYILKLVTKNADYTVEMFHDKTFLKAASYKSYALIDFLELLYKKDKAGFTNYSAICYVLHLKNKEIINCALSLIEEDEYNSRAYVENSIHAYREDVQFELKKIIKKWNYRRKGFKFKTLDDINQYIDDYYEESYEHLIDFIDESLISDVVLRSDKNTKVPVKIIKYILLEYMLLKEPYRIKDIDRMIDLFDMNSIRSTFENVYKYWTDNNCEESKKNIILPYCIYADYSQIVNLYDKIEYWQENFQSSLAAYIIPAIAMNGEKFALMIINNIIYTSNNKVVKNAAIGSFEKAAECLNIPIDNLFDKVLPNLGFNVERNKVINYGKQQFTLQLLSDSYLEIIDNENHKILKELPDAIDGDDEIKVTEAKKDLIHIRNSLRAIIAYQTDKLKKVMFNARKWDYETFFEVFVENPVMQYFTLAFVWGVYDEDNNLIECFRYMEDGSLISIDEDLYELPKNIKYYISLYHPIDQDEDYQKVWTYQLELYEINQPIEQIKIKRYILNDNDVENDSIISLKGQKLSLEYMEKLSKELDMKTEYFDEYVSYYMADNVLKIICEINCSISDEDMIIDSIKFYELEKYNKFGRVISPFDIEKRFISTMIYYLSLGFYD
- the rpoN gene encoding RNA polymerase factor sigma-54, which produces MINNSLSANTSIRTAIKNDLRLNYQTRVWLDVISLPAIELKEKIQKAMEENPFLEYDFNDNYSKSSSSKASSDINSIIENTIENNKESLFSHLKSQIDITFDDKKEIELAEQICSFINEDGYLTIESGEISNILNADIKQIDKIISIIKTFDPYGVAAKNINECLSIQLKMKKKEADDKEIYDTAINIVENYLDELSKKNYEKIALNLNIEVNTVLKALKLIQTLEPYPAREYDTSSVKYIVPELFIFKENENWIVKTDETFIPHLKISKKYIKLLDREESKDNINFLKEKKKEAESLINASNDRKKTLLKIGEALLKFQINFFEYGKEFMKPLTLKDMSLEVNLSESTISRIANGKYLNTVWGTFSIKYFFSRAVNGGLGSRGVKEIIKRIIENSQAKLSDEKIRLILKSEGIDISRRTVAKYRKSMNIFSSRNR